In the genome of Pedosphaera parvula Ellin514, one region contains:
- a CDS encoding response regulator transcription factor, giving the protein MKKILVIEDEPEMRRNLLTILRLEKFEPSGAQNGRLGIELAKKEKPDLILCDVMMPELDGYGVLKALREDKSTASIPFIFLTAKGEKIDQRNGMNRGADDYLTKPVAKADLLGAISARLSRREEQIQREFKPNFDSSEPLLALGLAPREAEVLLWVTQGKSNGDIASILGISEWTVKKHLLHIFEKLGVESRNAATLRALEILSSSSADK; this is encoded by the coding sequence ATGAAAAAAATACTCGTCATTGAGGATGAACCAGAGATGCGCCGGAATCTCCTGACCATTCTTAGGCTGGAAAAATTTGAACCCAGCGGCGCCCAGAACGGACGCCTGGGAATCGAACTGGCCAAAAAGGAAAAGCCTGACCTGATCCTTTGTGATGTAATGATGCCCGAGCTGGATGGCTACGGCGTGCTCAAGGCTCTGCGGGAGGATAAATCCACCGCCTCCATACCATTTATTTTTCTCACGGCCAAAGGCGAAAAAATCGATCAACGCAATGGCATGAACCGGGGTGCGGACGACTATCTCACAAAACCGGTGGCGAAAGCCGATCTTCTCGGCGCCATCTCAGCCCGGCTTAGTCGTCGTGAAGAACAAATCCAGCGCGAGTTTAAGCCTAACTTCGACTCCTCTGAACCATTGCTTGCCCTTGGCCTGGCGCCTCGGGAAGCTGAAGTGCTTCTGTGGGTAACTCAAGGGAAATCAAACGGCGACATCGCTTCCATTCTTGGCATCTCCGAATGGACGGTCAAAAAACACCTGCTCCATATCTTCGAAAAACTCGGAGTCGAATCCCGCAACGCAGCCACTCTGCGTGCCTTGGAAATACTGAGTTCGTCCTCGGCGGATAAATAA
- a CDS encoding ABC transporter ATP-binding protein produces the protein MSDTPSLHTDESRYSTAKLLRRLLALAWQFRVDCLLSLALSIILLLLGLVGLQLLGTAIDVIRHALDPTAVPPAYPFGWKPPANWSPLHVVTALSLAIVAQAVLRSVLTYSYNMTTVRLTQGKIVPELRGKLYSKIQRLSFRFFEVHGSSSIFNRLTGDVQNTRLFVDGVILQGLNMLITLAAYFLYMWKIQASLTLACLSVTIPLALVTHYYSNRLRPGYQKNRDLYDGLVEVFSQSVLGIQTVKGFAAESDRIKKFETGNRAVASQQQKIFWDLSVFTPITHFLSQLSLVILFAYGGWLYVQGRIPLGGGLVVFAGLLQQFTGQVANLSTIANSVQQSLTASKRVFEVLDTPIEVENNSNPVKPSRLKGNLVFDGVTFGYVPQTPVLKNLSFTAQSGQVIGIFGMTGAGKTSLLGLIPRFYDPQQGRILIDGMDLRDLDLDEYRRQIGIVYQESFLFSNTVAANIAFGSPYATQDQIEQAARAASAHDFIMALPKGYNTVLGESGADLSGGQRQRLALARALLLQPPILILDDPTASVDAKTEHEIVSALRHAMEGRTAFVVANRLSLLRRADRILVLEEGRLVQEGTHDQLAHIHGPYQDAAVLQLMDLAREERSAA, from the coding sequence ATGTCTGACACACCAAGTCTTCACACAGATGAAAGTCGTTATTCGACTGCTAAACTGCTTCGGCGTCTGCTGGCGCTGGCATGGCAGTTTCGCGTCGATTGCCTGCTTTCGCTGGCCTTGAGCATCATACTGTTGTTGCTCGGACTGGTCGGTCTTCAGTTGCTCGGAACCGCCATTGATGTTATCCGGCACGCCCTCGATCCAACCGCAGTTCCGCCAGCCTATCCGTTCGGCTGGAAGCCGCCGGCAAACTGGTCCCCCTTGCATGTGGTAACCGCGCTTTCTCTTGCCATCGTCGCACAGGCGGTCTTGCGATCGGTTTTAACCTACAGCTATAACATGACCACCGTCCGGCTGACACAAGGCAAAATTGTTCCCGAACTGCGTGGCAAACTTTATTCCAAAATTCAAAGGTTAAGCTTTCGCTTTTTTGAAGTTCACGGCTCCAGTTCCATTTTTAATCGCCTGACGGGTGACGTTCAGAACACCCGCTTATTCGTGGATGGAGTCATCCTGCAAGGACTAAACATGCTGATCACGCTGGCAGCCTACTTTCTGTACATGTGGAAAATCCAGGCCTCGCTGACCTTGGCCTGTCTTTCAGTGACCATACCACTCGCACTGGTCACGCATTATTATTCGAACCGCCTGCGTCCGGGGTACCAAAAGAATCGTGATTTATACGACGGTCTGGTCGAGGTCTTTTCACAAAGTGTTCTGGGAATACAAACGGTGAAAGGTTTTGCGGCAGAATCTGACCGGATTAAAAAATTCGAAACAGGCAATCGAGCCGTTGCTTCGCAGCAACAAAAAATATTTTGGGATTTATCCGTCTTTACCCCCATCACCCACTTCCTGTCTCAATTAAGCCTGGTCATCCTGTTCGCTTATGGTGGCTGGCTTTATGTGCAGGGAAGAATTCCATTGGGTGGCGGACTGGTGGTATTCGCAGGTTTGTTGCAACAATTCACTGGGCAGGTGGCCAACCTTTCAACCATCGCCAACTCAGTGCAACAAAGCCTCACGGCCTCCAAACGGGTCTTTGAGGTGCTGGATACTCCAATTGAAGTGGAAAATAATTCCAACCCTGTAAAACCCTCGCGACTCAAGGGCAATCTGGTATTCGACGGTGTTACCTTTGGCTATGTGCCGCAGACACCAGTGTTGAAGAACCTCTCGTTCACTGCGCAATCAGGTCAGGTGATTGGCATCTTTGGCATGACGGGCGCTGGAAAAACTTCACTGCTTGGCCTGATCCCTCGTTTTTATGATCCACAGCAAGGGCGCATTCTTATTGATGGAATGGATCTTCGCGATCTTGATTTGGATGAATATCGCCGCCAGATTGGCATCGTTTACCAGGAGAGTTTTCTTTTTTCGAACACCGTCGCCGCGAACATCGCCTTTGGAAGCCCCTATGCCACCCAGGATCAAATCGAACAGGCTGCCAGGGCGGCATCGGCCCACGACTTCATCATGGCGTTGCCGAAAGGATATAACACCGTCTTGGGAGAATCCGGCGCCGACCTGTCAGGTGGTCAACGTCAACGCCTCGCCCTCGCGCGCGCTTTGTTGTTACAGCCTCCCATTTTGATCCTGGACGACCCAACCGCATCGGTAGACGCCAAAACGGAGCATGAAATTGTCTCCGCACTCCGTCACGCGATGGAGGGACGCACCGCTTTCGTTGTCGCCAATAGGCTCAGCTTGTTACGCCGCGCTGATAGGATACTGGTGCTGGAGGAAGGCCGGTTGGTTCAGGAAGGCACCCATGATCAACTTGCTCATATTCATGGTCCCTACCAGGATGCAGCAGTGCTTCAACTCATGGATTTGGCCAGGGAAGAAAGGAGTGCAGCATGA
- a CDS encoding putative manganese-dependent inorganic diphosphatase — protein MQTIVIGHKNPDMDSICAAVGYARLKQLLGVPNVIAARAGNTNARIDYVLGRFHVQPPVFLSDVSPRVADVMQRDAISVTADSAVYDAIQLIAEKQLRGLPVIDGNKRCLGLLSAFKLSHYLFPSREEASAARIINASLASIVKTFGGDVIAGEASNEASETLFMVGAMDLYTFSQRMLRQKDKKIVLFVGDREHIQTAAIVSKVRAIVVTGGLAVEERVLEAAKGSGVTIVSSPYDTATTVLLARGAVRADHLLEPFTSFSPETSLELARERAANSASFIFPIVDENGQLLGVLSKSDFLKPPGTRLILVDHNELSQAVQGADKVPITEILDHHRIGGFASDSPIHFWNNPVGSTSTIVALCYQQMGVPIPSDVAGLLMAGLISDTLNLTSPTATPVDTRVLDHLSKIANADPAELAERIFSVGSPLLTLNPDQVITADCKEYEEHGKRFTVSQIEELNFSHLAEKQASLLEALNRHCEGRGLFFAALLVTDINTQNSLLLVSGSTAFQQRITFPSHGPHIWELDGIVSRKKQLLPYLLQCMIGVGAG, from the coding sequence ATGCAGACAATTGTGATTGGACACAAAAACCCGGACATGGATTCCATCTGTGCCGCGGTGGGGTATGCGCGCCTGAAGCAACTTCTCGGCGTGCCGAACGTGATTGCCGCGCGGGCCGGCAATACCAATGCCCGAATTGACTATGTGCTGGGACGATTTCATGTCCAGCCCCCCGTTTTTTTGAGTGATGTTTCCCCTCGGGTGGCGGACGTAATGCAGCGCGATGCCATCTCTGTAACCGCCGATTCAGCGGTTTATGATGCCATCCAGTTGATCGCCGAAAAGCAATTGCGCGGCTTGCCGGTCATCGACGGGAACAAACGGTGCCTTGGGCTGCTTTCGGCCTTCAAGTTGAGCCATTATCTCTTTCCTTCGCGCGAAGAAGCTTCAGCGGCGCGCATCATTAACGCTTCACTGGCCAGTATCGTAAAAACGTTCGGAGGCGATGTCATCGCCGGAGAAGCCTCCAATGAAGCCAGCGAGACGCTGTTCATGGTAGGCGCCATGGATCTTTATACTTTCTCCCAGAGAATGTTGCGCCAGAAGGATAAGAAAATCGTGCTTTTCGTCGGCGACCGTGAGCATATCCAGACGGCGGCAATCGTGTCGAAGGTGCGCGCCATAGTCGTTACGGGTGGTTTGGCCGTCGAGGAACGGGTATTGGAGGCGGCCAAGGGCAGCGGCGTTACCATCGTCAGCTCGCCTTACGATACTGCCACCACCGTGCTCCTGGCACGCGGTGCTGTGCGCGCGGACCACCTCCTGGAACCGTTCACCAGTTTCAGCCCTGAAACATCTTTGGAATTGGCGCGGGAACGGGCTGCCAATTCCGCCTCCTTCATTTTCCCCATCGTGGATGAGAATGGTCAGTTATTGGGTGTTCTATCCAAAAGTGATTTCCTAAAACCCCCCGGCACCAGGCTCATACTGGTGGACCATAACGAGTTATCGCAGGCCGTTCAAGGAGCCGACAAGGTGCCCATCACCGAAATTTTGGACCATCATCGTATCGGAGGTTTCGCCAGCGATTCACCCATTCACTTCTGGAATAATCCCGTGGGCTCCACCAGCACGATTGTAGCCCTCTGCTACCAACAAATGGGCGTACCCATTCCTTCGGATGTCGCGGGCCTGTTGATGGCAGGTTTGATTTCGGACACGTTGAACCTGACTTCTCCGACGGCTACCCCAGTGGATACACGCGTGCTCGATCACCTTTCAAAGATCGCCAACGCAGATCCCGCTGAGTTGGCAGAGCGCATTTTCTCTGTCGGCTCCCCCCTGCTCACCTTGAATCCCGATCAGGTGATCACTGCCGATTGCAAGGAATACGAAGAACACGGCAAGCGTTTCACGGTTTCCCAAATTGAAGAGCTTAATTTCTCCCACCTGGCCGAGAAGCAAGCCTCCCTTCTGGAGGCATTAAACCGTCATTGTGAAGGTCGCGGGCTGTTTTTTGCGGCACTGCTGGTTACCGACATCAACACCCAGAATTCACTCCTATTGGTTTCGGGATCAACGGCGTTCCAGCAACGGATCACCTTCCCTTCGCATGGGCCTCATATCTGGGAGTTGGATGGCATCGTTTCCAGGAAGAAGCAACTCCTGCCTTATCTGCTGCAATGCATGATTGGCGTTGGAGCAGGTTGA
- a CDS encoding prepilin-type N-terminal cleavage/methylation domain-containing protein, with protein sequence MKTVNKRRSRLAPPHYETRAFTLIELLVVIAIIAILAGLLLPVLGKAKMKGQGISCMNNNRQIMLAWRMYADDNNDVLAPNDYPYTTPFNTTLRSWVVGSMDVLPDATNTAILVNPQYSMLASYNANAATYKCSADQSMMKNAPRARSMSMNSSVGTRWNTSPRGTAIGGGWLPGSYNDAQTTWRTYGKFSDITAPSPSDLWVLMDEHPDSINDPLMAVECGLINAAAMIVDYPASYHNGACGIAFAEGHAEIHRWKDGRTTPPVTHVPLPLGVSSANNPDVTWLQQHTSAPR encoded by the coding sequence GTGAAAACCGTAAACAAACGTCGGTCGCGCCTGGCCCCACCCCACTACGAAACCCGGGCGTTTACACTGATTGAGTTGCTGGTGGTCATTGCCATCATCGCCATTCTGGCAGGCTTGCTTCTGCCTGTCCTGGGCAAGGCAAAAATGAAGGGCCAGGGTATATCCTGCATGAACAACAACCGGCAGATCATGCTCGCGTGGCGCATGTACGCGGACGATAATAATGACGTCCTGGCCCCGAATGATTACCCTTATACCACACCTTTTAATACCACCTTGCGCAGTTGGGTCGTCGGCAGCATGGACGTCCTCCCCGACGCTACGAATACCGCAATCCTGGTAAATCCCCAATACTCAATGCTGGCCAGCTATAATGCGAACGCCGCCACTTACAAATGTTCAGCCGATCAAAGCATGATGAAGAACGCACCGCGAGCACGCAGCATGTCCATGAACTCCTCTGTAGGCACGCGTTGGAACACAAGTCCTCGTGGAACCGCCATCGGCGGTGGCTGGCTGCCTGGATCATATAATGATGCCCAAACCACTTGGCGCACTTACGGCAAGTTTAGCGATATCACCGCACCCAGCCCGAGCGATCTTTGGGTGCTCATGGATGAACATCCCGACAGCATCAACGATCCGCTCATGGCTGTGGAATGCGGCCTGATAAATGCCGCCGCAATGATTGTTGATTACCCGGCCAGTTACCATAACGGCGCCTGCGGCATTGCCTTCGCCGAAGGACACGCGGAAATTCACAGGTGGAAGGATGGCCGCACAACCCCTCCGGTGACACACGTCCCGCTTCCGCTTGGTGTTTCATCGGCCAACAATCCCGACGTGACCTGGCTTCAGCAGCACACGTCTGCCCCGCGTTAG
- a CDS encoding ribulokinase encodes MKDLISLGLDFGTESVRALLVDLKGHERGSSVVGYRHGQITQKLPGSKKNLLPDFALQHPRDWIDSAARAIRQALLSAKCVPSEIIGIGVDFTSCTMLPTKSDGTPLCLLKQFAAEPMAWPKLWKHHGARTQADAINALAHERKEPWLAHYGGTIGLEWFFPKVLETLEVAPKVYAAADVWLEAGDWFVWQLVGGSAKELARSTCQAGYKAMWNRQHGYPASEFFRAMHPKMATIVQDKLPGRFLAPGELAGGLSASMATKFGLRPGTPVSAAIIDAHAGVPGAGASEPGTLVMVMGTSSCHMLNSDRFQAVPGVAGIVEEGILPGMVGYETGQAAVGDAFDWLRRTLGQSDFSALTRMAAKIPAGSEGVICMDWFNGCRTPLMDGTLSGAFAGLTLRHTPAHLYRALLEASAFGVRWIVELLREHGVSVNRFVATGGLPHHNPLLVQIYADVLGESISVPPSKQGPALGAAILGALAAGKAVTGFSDVEEAIRTMAAPPRIRRATSTIKPRPGQVKSYSNIYPRYRQLANMLQQLSQG; translated from the coding sequence ATGAAGGATTTGATTTCTCTGGGATTGGATTTTGGCACCGAGTCGGTGCGTGCGTTGCTCGTGGATTTAAAAGGTCATGAGCGCGGCTCCTCCGTGGTTGGCTATCGCCATGGGCAAATCACACAAAAGCTTCCCGGGTCCAAGAAGAACTTGCTGCCAGATTTTGCGCTCCAGCATCCCCGGGATTGGATCGACAGTGCCGCACGCGCGATTAGACAGGCTTTGCTTTCTGCAAAATGCGTTCCGAGTGAAATTATTGGCATCGGGGTTGATTTCACCAGTTGCACGATGCTTCCAACGAAAAGCGATGGAACACCGTTGTGTTTATTGAAGCAATTTGCTGCGGAACCGATGGCCTGGCCGAAGCTATGGAAACATCATGGAGCCAGGACCCAGGCGGATGCCATTAATGCACTGGCACACGAGCGCAAGGAGCCATGGCTTGCCCATTATGGTGGCACCATCGGCCTTGAATGGTTTTTTCCAAAAGTTCTTGAGACACTTGAAGTTGCTCCCAAGGTTTATGCTGCTGCCGATGTTTGGTTGGAAGCAGGAGACTGGTTTGTCTGGCAATTAGTGGGCGGTTCCGCGAAGGAGTTGGCAAGATCGACCTGCCAGGCCGGCTACAAAGCCATGTGGAATCGCCAGCATGGATATCCTGCTTCTGAATTTTTCCGTGCCATGCATCCCAAGATGGCGACGATAGTTCAGGACAAATTGCCGGGTCGTTTTTTAGCACCAGGCGAGTTAGCTGGTGGATTGTCTGCCAGCATGGCAACGAAATTTGGCTTGCGGCCTGGCACGCCTGTTAGTGCAGCCATCATTGATGCACATGCCGGAGTGCCTGGTGCGGGCGCATCCGAACCGGGAACGTTGGTGATGGTGATGGGAACCAGCAGTTGTCACATGCTTAACAGCGATCGTTTTCAGGCGGTGCCCGGAGTGGCAGGCATTGTGGAGGAAGGCATTCTGCCGGGCATGGTTGGTTACGAAACAGGGCAGGCTGCGGTCGGAGATGCTTTTGACTGGCTGCGACGCACCCTCGGACAAAGCGACTTCTCAGCCCTGACCAGGATGGCGGCCAAAATTCCCGCGGGTTCCGAAGGCGTGATTTGCATGGATTGGTTTAACGGTTGTCGCACACCGCTGATGGATGGCACGCTGTCGGGAGCATTTGCCGGACTCACATTGCGGCATACTCCCGCTCATCTTTACCGCGCGCTTTTGGAAGCTTCAGCCTTTGGGGTAAGGTGGATTGTTGAGTTGCTTCGCGAACACGGAGTGTCGGTGAACCGCTTTGTCGCAACTGGCGGGTTGCCACATCACAATCCTTTGTTGGTGCAAATTTATGCCGACGTTCTTGGTGAATCCATTTCAGTTCCTCCTTCCAAGCAGGGACCAGCACTGGGAGCTGCGATTCTCGGCGCTTTGGCGGCAGGGAAAGCAGTAACGGGCTTTTCAGATGTGGAGGAAGCCATCCGCACCATGGCGGCTCCGCCGCGGATTCGACGGGCCACCTCTACGATCAAACCCCGGCCAGGACAGGTAAAATCCTATAGCAACATCTATCCACGTTATCGTCAGCTAGCGAATATGCTGCAACAACTGAGTCAGGGATGA
- a CDS encoding response regulator transcription factor — protein sequence MILEHGWETAIHFHQLRKLARSKQPPTGDILEQPMSKASQAYWQQRLIECKYTEAKLTPGREWTVRIEHGGNYHYFPLGTDDRAAAAIQALKIYLAVVEKGWKAACQQFSREITLAIFWAVSPVAVTYTTIYSILEKTKQADTPAPARSARKKGWRVAIVEPDGGLKEALVFWLNRQPGFECNEIWISAEEALSRLEHRHPDMILVNRLQPGMRAMELVDKLKARFPQLPVFTYGIYEDSDQIFIRVSGVRTGYIFKRRTPGELLEPILGAFKHGALDSKEVFTQIKNYFQSFFGGESSEKENLAMANLTDRELKVLNCVSKGYLDKEIAHELGISLWTVHNHLKNTYEKLNVHTRTEAALKYLQK from the coding sequence ATGATTTTGGAACACGGCTGGGAAACAGCGATCCATTTTCATCAACTCAGGAAACTGGCCCGCTCGAAACAACCTCCCACCGGGGACATTCTGGAGCAACCTATGTCCAAGGCTTCCCAGGCCTATTGGCAGCAGCGGCTCATCGAGTGCAAATACACGGAAGCAAAACTCACTCCGGGCAGGGAGTGGACCGTTCGTATCGAACACGGAGGAAACTACCATTATTTTCCCCTTGGGACTGACGATAGGGCAGCAGCTGCCATTCAAGCACTCAAAATCTATCTGGCAGTCGTGGAAAAAGGCTGGAAAGCCGCGTGCCAGCAATTCTCCCGGGAGATAACTTTGGCGATTTTTTGGGCAGTCAGTCCGGTTGCAGTGACATACACAACTATTTACTCCATATTGGAAAAGACTAAACAGGCGGACACACCAGCACCTGCCCGCAGCGCCAGGAAGAAAGGCTGGCGTGTGGCTATTGTGGAGCCGGACGGGGGACTTAAGGAAGCCCTTGTGTTCTGGCTGAACAGGCAGCCCGGCTTTGAATGCAATGAAATTTGGATCAGCGCCGAGGAAGCGCTAAGCCGTCTGGAACATCGACATCCGGATATGATTCTCGTGAACCGGCTTCAGCCCGGCATGCGGGCGATGGAGTTGGTGGACAAATTAAAGGCACGCTTTCCGCAGCTTCCAGTTTTCACCTACGGCATTTATGAGGACAGTGACCAGATTTTCATTCGGGTCAGCGGGGTCAGGACCGGTTATATATTTAAGCGGCGCACACCAGGTGAATTGCTTGAACCAATTCTTGGAGCATTTAAGCACGGCGCGCTTGATTCGAAGGAAGTCTTCACTCAGATAAAGAATTATTTTCAGAGCTTTTTTGGCGGTGAATCGTCGGAGAAGGAAAATCTGGCCATGGCAAATCTTACCGACCGCGAACTTAAGGTTTTGAATTGCGTGAGCAAAGGATATCTGGATAAGGAAATCGCTCACGAACTGGGGATCAGTCTCTGGACAGTACATAATCATCTTAAGAACACCTACGAAAAGTTGAATGTACATACTCGAACGGAAGCAGCGTTGAAATACCTGCAAAAATAG
- a CDS encoding ABC transporter ATP-binding protein, giving the protein MSASPQSSSQSSRESLETAGTAHQNPREAITYYNPVEDRESDRAPLSLHLIRRIFTYTKPHAAKRNWLFFCTLFRGIQLPLLAWMIGATINGPIAGRDQHGIVLYSAVFLALVLLTAFTFHFRQRLALELGEAVVYDMRSALFHKLMGMPMSFFNRTKFGRIISRMTSDIDNVRIGVQDVVFASIVQGIQMLGSAVLMAYYNWKLFAIMLLLAPIIWVVNQRYREEVSYRLRKVQESWSRLSSTIAESVSGIRVTQAFVRQEINSGFFRKLVGSLAENNVGAARATAVFIPLLQMKSQLFLGAMAWLGGYGALRWQGWMHMEVGDLVMFFFLANLFFEPIQVIGNQYNQALTSMAGAERFFRLMDLQPEWQDAPAAKPLPNILGKVEFQQVDFEYEKGRKVLEEISFTVEPGQTVALVGHTGSGKSTIAGLLQKFYLPSRGRVLVDGHDLMDVTSHSLHSQMGSVQQNNYLFTGSVMDNIRLGRPTATESEVRAALQALDCVDMIEALPQGLATPVGDKSASLSLGQRQLVCFARAFLADPRILVLDEATSAIDTVTEARLQRALEVLLRGRTSFVVAHRLSTIRNADQVLVLGAGRIVERGNHNSLLAANGVYARLYKEFLGLSAHP; this is encoded by the coding sequence ATGAGTGCATCCCCGCAATCTTCATCCCAATCCTCCAGGGAGTCGCTTGAGACTGCCGGCACGGCACATCAGAATCCCCGGGAAGCAATTACGTATTATAATCCAGTCGAAGACCGCGAATCGGATCGCGCTCCTCTCAGTCTTCACCTGATTCGCCGCATTTTTACATACACGAAGCCGCATGCCGCCAAACGCAATTGGCTCTTTTTCTGCACTCTCTTTCGCGGTATCCAGCTTCCCCTGCTCGCCTGGATGATTGGTGCAACGATCAACGGGCCGATTGCCGGCCGTGATCAGCATGGAATTGTTTTGTATTCCGCTGTTTTTCTCGCACTCGTTCTCCTGACCGCGTTCACGTTTCACTTCCGTCAAAGGCTTGCATTGGAATTGGGTGAAGCCGTGGTTTACGACATGCGTTCTGCTTTGTTCCATAAACTAATGGGCATGCCGATGTCCTTTTTCAATCGCACCAAATTCGGCCGCATCATCAGTCGAATGACGTCGGACATTGATAACGTGCGCATTGGCGTGCAGGACGTGGTGTTTGCCTCGATAGTGCAAGGCATTCAAATGCTGGGCTCCGCCGTATTGATGGCGTATTACAACTGGAAGCTCTTCGCAATCATGCTTCTGCTCGCTCCCATAATCTGGGTGGTGAACCAGCGTTATCGGGAGGAGGTCAGTTATCGATTGCGCAAGGTGCAGGAAAGTTGGAGCCGTTTGTCATCAACCATCGCGGAGTCTGTCAGTGGCATCCGCGTAACGCAGGCCTTCGTGCGACAGGAAATTAATTCCGGCTTCTTTCGCAAACTGGTCGGCTCTCTCGCAGAGAATAACGTCGGTGCTGCCCGTGCCACGGCAGTGTTTATTCCCTTGCTGCAGATGAAGAGTCAGTTGTTTTTGGGTGCGATGGCTTGGCTTGGCGGTTATGGGGCGCTTCGCTGGCAAGGGTGGATGCATATGGAAGTCGGCGATTTGGTGATGTTTTTCTTTCTGGCAAATCTTTTCTTCGAACCGATCCAGGTTATCGGAAATCAATATAATCAAGCCCTTACCTCCATGGCGGGTGCCGAGCGCTTTTTTAGGTTGATGGATCTCCAACCCGAATGGCAGGACGCACCTGCCGCAAAGCCTTTGCCCAATATTCTTGGAAAGGTTGAATTCCAACAGGTTGACTTTGAATACGAAAAGGGTCGCAAAGTTCTGGAAGAGATTTCATTCACCGTTGAACCCGGCCAAACCGTTGCCCTGGTTGGACACACCGGCAGCGGAAAATCCACCATTGCCGGGTTGTTGCAAAAATTTTATCTGCCTTCGCGCGGCCGGGTGCTCGTCGACGGTCATGATTTAATGGACGTAACGAGTCATTCCTTGCATTCACAAATGGGAAGCGTGCAGCAGAACAACTACCTTTTTACCGGTTCCGTGATGGACAATATTCGGTTGGGTCGCCCCACTGCCACCGAGAGCGAAGTGCGGGCAGCTTTGCAGGCGCTGGATTGCGTGGATATGATTGAAGCGCTCCCGCAAGGCCTGGCCACGCCGGTCGGTGATAAGAGCGCATCGCTTTCGCTGGGCCAACGCCAGTTGGTCTGCTTCGCCCGGGCGTTCCTCGCTGACCCGCGTATTCTCGTGTTGGATGAAGCGACCAGCGCCATCGACACCGTCACGGAGGCGAGACTTCAGAGGGCGTTGGAAGTTCTCCTGCGCGGGCGAACCTCATTCGTCGTGGCCCATCGTCTCAGCACGATCCGCAATGCCGACCAGGTGCTGGTGTTGGGCGCGGGCCGCATTGTCGAACGCGGCAATCACAATTCCCTGCTGGCTGCTAACGGCGTATATGCACGTCTGTATAAGGAATTCCTTGGCTTGTCAGCTCATCCCTGA
- a CDS encoding histidinol-phosphatase HisJ family protein, which produces MSTADYHMHTALCRHAAGEPIDYAAHAVAIGLTEIGFSDHSPMLRDDFDNWRMRFDQLDQYVENVRKAQKAFPQLTIKLSLEVDYLPGHEDWIRKLTSLHPWDYLIGSVHYVSDSWDIDNPSKLSQWKNRDPYEVWTAYFERLTMAADSGLFDIVGHADLPKKFRIYPERDCTPLFDRFLTTVARKEIAIELNTAGLRKDCKEIYPSKQIVRMAKERNVAITFGSDAHAPDEVGMDFSKAMELARSVGYTHWRRFTQRKSESVKL; this is translated from the coding sequence ATGTCGACTGCCGATTACCACATGCACACTGCGCTCTGCCGCCACGCAGCGGGTGAGCCGATTGATTACGCTGCTCACGCTGTTGCGATTGGACTGACGGAAATCGGCTTTTCCGATCACTCCCCGATGCTCCGGGATGACTTTGACAACTGGCGCATGCGCTTTGATCAGCTGGATCAATATGTGGAGAACGTGCGCAAAGCGCAAAAGGCGTTTCCACAACTCACCATCAAGCTCTCTTTGGAAGTGGATTATCTGCCCGGTCATGAGGATTGGATTCGCAAACTTACAAGCCTTCATCCGTGGGACTACCTGATTGGCTCGGTGCATTATGTTTCGGATTCCTGGGACATCGATAATCCCAGCAAACTCTCCCAATGGAAAAACCGCGATCCTTACGAGGTCTGGACGGCCTACTTCGAACGGTTGACCATGGCGGCGGACTCGGGCCTGTTTGACATCGTTGGCCATGCAGACCTGCCCAAAAAATTTCGCATCTATCCCGAGCGCGATTGCACCCCGCTTTTCGACCGCTTCCTGACCACCGTTGCCCGCAAGGAAATCGCAATCGAATTAAACACGGCAGGGCTGCGAAAGGACTGCAAGGAAATATACCCAAGCAAACAAATCGTCCGGATGGCCAAAGAGCGCAATGTTGCCATCACCTTTGGTTCCGATGCCCATGCCCCAGATGAAGTGGGTATGGATTTCTCCAAGGCTATGGAACTTGCCCGCAGTGTTGGCTATACGCACTGGCGCCGCTTCACTCAAAGAAAGTCGGAGTCTGTCAAATTGTGA